One Fibrobacter sp. UWB10 DNA segment encodes these proteins:
- a CDS encoding FeoA family protein: protein MSCNCGCGGKSQTKKWSTEPKFSELKKGDKVEIVGYNEGDSRYKSKLLSMGLVRGVQIEVLQAAPLGDPIEVAVLSYRLSLRKEEANVLKLRRV from the coding sequence ATGAGCTGTAATTGTGGTTGCGGCGGAAAGTCGCAAACGAAAAAGTGGAGTACCGAGCCCAAGTTCTCGGAACTCAAAAAGGGCGACAAGGTGGAAATCGTCGGCTATAACGAAGGCGATTCTCGCTACAAGTCCAAGCTTCTTTCGATGGGGCTTGTGCGTGGCGTTCAGATCGAAGTCTTGCAAGCTGCCCCGCTCGGCGATCCGATCGAAGTGGCCGTGCTTTCTTATAGACTCTCGCTCCGTAAAGAAGAAGCGAACGTGCTCAAGCTGAGGAGGGTATAA
- the feoB gene encoding ferrous iron transport protein B: MAARKLLTIAIAGNPNCGKTALFNALTGARQHVGNWPGVTVEKKEGYFELGDRQIRLVDLPGTYALFANAEDERAAVDYLLSREASLIINIVDATNLERNLFLTSQLADMHIPMVIAVNMMDIAENRGIQLDLDELSDVYGVPCIPLSAVSEKSVTNFISQMGHVLASPMPLPKQMVYGDKIEETVKVLEPKVAPVAKLLDADARWVSLMYLGNQNSYADKFAEAGVKINKADVTKILGEEPEFAMAENRYSISHNVAGKAIVAAREKKTFSDKLDAVLLNRWAALPIFLVIMYLVFWVAVTIGSAFIDFFDVLFGAIFVDGLGYVLTDVLHAPGFVSAILADGIGAGIQTVSTFIPVIFFMFLCLSFLEDSGYMARAAFVADRFMRFLGLPGRAFVPMMVGFGCGVPGIMGSRVLESKRERFLTIFLVPFMSCGARLPVYALFAAAFFGKMAGTVVFLLYLAGVLFAVAYGLFLKKSLFQGQASNFVMELPPYHLPKFKSLMIHCWQRLRDYIWRAGKVITLAVAILGFLNSFGIVEKSVDENAPADEPAGFEFTAGNGDSENSLLSVIGKAITPVFEPFGVEKENWPASVSLFTGLLAKEAVIGTMNSLYSMAGENAEAPAEEPKAEEPAAETPAAEAPAPEQVAAVADSAAAPAEAAEAPAEEKAEEEKVLIAGVDECPAEEEEEGGAPDIKGAVLEALGSIPANLSEVIGSLTDILGTAGELEGQEAAELKKETLDKITDAKVLTCEEFAAIATFGEEEEDEKTREAVFEKLAAAGITLDEDEMGALEEGDLSETADIYANLRSYFHNPDKNGNPVDGFNWQVFAFLIFILLYVPCLAAMGVVAREIGLGLAILMATVQTILAWAVAVLLYQVPVGGDTKWIVAAIVALVGTGIFLKLFGMKANKEKRFED; the protein is encoded by the coding sequence ATGGCTGCTAGAAAACTTTTGACGATTGCTATTGCCGGTAACCCGAACTGCGGTAAGACGGCTCTCTTTAACGCCCTTACGGGTGCCCGTCAGCATGTGGGTAACTGGCCCGGCGTGACTGTCGAAAAGAAAGAAGGTTATTTTGAACTGGGTGACCGTCAGATTCGCCTGGTGGACCTTCCGGGTACTTACGCTCTGTTCGCAAATGCCGAAGACGAACGCGCTGCTGTCGATTACTTGCTTAGCCGCGAAGCAAGCTTGATCATCAACATCGTCGATGCCACGAACCTGGAACGTAACCTGTTCCTCACGAGTCAGCTTGCCGATATGCATATCCCGATGGTGATTGCCGTCAATATGATGGATATCGCCGAAAATCGTGGAATCCAGCTGGATCTCGATGAGCTTTCTGACGTTTACGGCGTGCCGTGCATTCCGCTTTCCGCTGTGAGCGAAAAGAGCGTCACCAATTTCATTAGCCAGATGGGCCATGTGCTGGCATCTCCGATGCCGCTCCCGAAACAGATGGTTTATGGTGACAAGATTGAAGAAACCGTTAAGGTCTTGGAACCGAAGGTGGCTCCGGTCGCAAAGCTCTTGGATGCGGACGCTCGTTGGGTTTCGCTCATGTATTTGGGCAACCAAAACAGCTATGCCGACAAATTTGCCGAAGCTGGCGTGAAGATTAACAAGGCTGACGTTACAAAGATTCTTGGTGAAGAACCGGAATTTGCAATGGCCGAAAACCGCTATTCCATTTCGCACAATGTGGCTGGCAAGGCAATTGTCGCTGCACGCGAGAAGAAGACCTTCTCGGATAAGCTTGATGCTGTGCTTTTGAACCGCTGGGCGGCGCTCCCGATCTTCCTTGTCATCATGTATTTGGTGTTCTGGGTAGCAGTCACTATCGGTTCTGCATTCATTGATTTCTTTGATGTACTGTTTGGTGCAATTTTTGTGGACGGTCTCGGCTACGTGCTCACGGATGTTCTCCATGCGCCGGGCTTTGTGTCCGCTATTCTCGCCGACGGTATCGGTGCCGGTATCCAGACGGTTTCGACCTTCATTCCGGTCATCTTCTTCATGTTCCTGTGCCTTTCGTTCTTGGAAGACTCGGGTTACATGGCTCGTGCCGCTTTCGTTGCAGACCGCTTCATGAGATTCCTTGGCCTTCCGGGTCGCGCCTTCGTGCCGATGATGGTGGGCTTTGGTTGCGGCGTGCCTGGCATTATGGGCTCTCGCGTGCTGGAATCCAAGCGTGAACGTTTCCTCACCATCTTCTTGGTGCCGTTCATGAGCTGCGGCGCTCGCCTTCCTGTGTATGCGCTGTTCGCTGCTGCATTCTTTGGCAAGATGGCTGGCACGGTCGTGTTCCTGCTTTACCTTGCTGGTGTATTGTTCGCTGTTGCTTACGGTCTCTTCTTGAAGAAGTCCCTGTTCCAGGGCCAGGCCAGCAACTTTGTGATGGAACTTCCGCCGTATCACTTGCCCAAGTTCAAGTCCCTGATGATTCACTGCTGGCAGCGCCTGCGCGACTACATCTGGCGTGCTGGTAAGGTGATTACGCTTGCCGTTGCAATACTTGGCTTCCTCAACAGCTTCGGCATTGTGGAGAAGTCTGTGGACGAAAATGCTCCGGCCGATGAACCGGCAGGTTTTGAATTTACAGCCGGTAACGGGGATTCCGAAAATAGCTTGCTCTCTGTAATCGGTAAGGCGATTACGCCGGTGTTCGAACCGTTCGGTGTCGAAAAGGAAAACTGGCCGGCCTCTGTGTCCTTGTTCACGGGTCTTTTGGCCAAGGAAGCCGTTATCGGTACCATGAATTCGCTGTATTCTATGGCGGGTGAAAATGCAGAAGCTCCTGCAGAAGAGCCGAAGGCAGAAGAACCTGCTGCAGAAACTCCGGCTGCTGAAGCCCCGGCTCCGGAACAGGTTGCCGCTGTTGCTGACAGTGCCGCTGCTCCTGCAGAAGCTGCCGAAGCACCTGCTGAAGAAAAGGCTGAAGAAGAAAAGGTGCTTATCGCCGGTGTAGACGAATGCCCCGCCGAAGAAGAGGAAGAAGGTGGCGCTCCCGATATCAAGGGTGCCGTACTTGAAGCTCTCGGCTCGATTCCGGCAAATCTCTCTGAAGTCATCGGCTCGCTTACCGACATTCTCGGAACCGCCGGTGAATTGGAAGGCCAGGAAGCTGCCGAACTCAAGAAAGAAACTCTCGACAAGATTACTGATGCCAAGGTGCTGACCTGCGAAGAATTTGCTGCCATCGCTACCTTCGGCGAAGAAGAAGAGGATGAAAAGACCCGCGAAGCCGTGTTCGAAAAGCTCGCTGCTGCTGGCATCACGCTCGACGAAGACGAAATGGGTGCTCTCGAAGAAGGCGACCTTTCCGAAACCGCCGACATCTACGCTAACCTCCGCTCTTACTTCCACAATCCGGATAAGAACGGTAACCCGGTGGATGGCTTTAACTGGCAGGTGTTCGCATTCCTCATCTTTATCTTGCTCTATGTACCTTGCCTTGCTGCAATGGGTGTCGTAGCCCGTGAAATCGGCCTCGGCCTTGCTATCCTTATGGCAACGGTTCAGACGATTCTTGCTTGGGCTGTGGCTGTTCTCCTTTACCAGGTGCCGGTTGGAGGCGATACCAAGTGGATTGTTGCCGCTATCGTGGCTCTTGTGGGTACGGGAATCTTCCTCAAACTCTTCGGCATGAAGGCTAATAAGGAAAAGAGATTCGAAGACTAA
- the rhuM gene encoding RhuM family protein: MGKTKENGDSLNPIAKSDSGEIVLYQPEGEVRLEVRVENETVCLTQAQMARLFERDRSVIAKQIKNAFNEGELDSKVVCANFAHTTPHGAIKGKTQSSEVVLYNLDVIISVGYRVKSIAGTRFRQWANKILKDYMLKGYAVNQRMVATGMQIANQFQEQRQLIENQGTKLENVDNRLSTVEKHIDFFVKAVQTPTGGILATGTRFDGLVLIADLVKSAKRSVVFIDPYANLEVLKFAAMRAKDVKAVIYSARITPEFKAAKDMHNKQYPDLELKTMRTIHDRFLLVDDTVYHFGASFKDMGNEMTAFSVLNFVTPEEVIAKIQASMKGK, encoded by the coding sequence ATGGGAAAAACCAAGGAAAATGGAGATTCGTTGAATCCGATTGCGAAATCGGATTCTGGTGAAATCGTCCTTTACCAGCCGGAAGGTGAAGTCCGCTTGGAGGTGCGCGTTGAAAACGAGACGGTCTGTCTCACGCAGGCACAGATGGCACGATTATTCGAGAGAGATCGTTCCGTTATTGCAAAGCAAATCAAAAACGCGTTCAATGAAGGCGAATTAGATTCCAAAGTGGTATGTGCAAATTTTGCACATACCACTCCGCATGGCGCAATCAAAGGGAAAACACAATCTTCGGAAGTCGTCCTATATAATTTAGATGTCATCATTTCCGTCGGCTATCGAGTCAAGTCCATTGCAGGAACACGTTTTCGCCAGTGGGCAAATAAAATCCTGAAAGACTACATGCTCAAAGGTTATGCCGTAAATCAACGAATGGTTGCGACTGGAATGCAGATCGCCAATCAGTTTCAGGAACAACGGCAATTAATTGAAAACCAGGGAACGAAACTCGAAAATGTGGACAATCGTCTTTCGACCGTTGAAAAACATATTGATTTCTTTGTCAAAGCCGTCCAAACACCCACAGGAGGCATCCTTGCGACAGGAACTCGGTTTGACGGACTTGTTCTGATTGCTGATTTGGTGAAATCCGCGAAGCGGTCCGTGGTGTTTATCGATCCATATGCAAATCTCGAGGTTTTAAAATTTGCCGCAATGCGTGCGAAAGATGTTAAGGCTGTCATTTATTCCGCACGTATCACTCCCGAATTTAAGGCAGCCAAGGACATGCACAATAAGCAATATCCCGACTTAGAACTGAAGACCATGCGCACTATTCACGATCGATTTTTGCTTGTGGATGATACGGTTTATCACTTTGGAGCCTCGTTCAAGGACATGGGTAATGAAATGACGGCTTTCAGCGTTTTGAATTTCGTGACGCCAGAAGAAGTCATCGCCAAAATCCAGGCAAGTATGAAGGGGAAATAA
- a CDS encoding metal-dependent transcriptional regulator, with protein MEQVKLSQSLEDYLEMVHMLRLANGIARVRDIAAALKVKMPSVAKAVIELKKLGLVTQEPYSGIELTSEGALVASQILNRHILLKGFLIKLGVSEAIADKDACCMEHILSAETLEKIEEFVNTPNESAKKPNAAKSKKK; from the coding sequence ATGGAACAAGTAAAGTTAAGCCAGAGCCTTGAAGACTACTTGGAAATGGTGCACATGCTGCGCCTTGCGAACGGGATTGCCCGTGTCCGCGACATTGCGGCGGCGCTCAAGGTCAAGATGCCGTCGGTTGCCAAGGCGGTAATCGAACTCAAGAAGCTGGGCCTTGTGACGCAGGAACCGTACAGCGGCATCGAACTCACGTCGGAAGGTGCGCTTGTGGCGTCCCAGATTCTGAACCGTCACATCCTGCTGAAGGGTTTCCTGATTAAGCTCGGTGTGTCCGAGGCGATTGCCGACAAGGATGCCTGCTGCATGGAACACATTCTTTCGGCGGAGACTCTCGAGAAAATCGAGGAATTTGTGAACACGCCCAATGAATCGGCGAAAAAGCCGAACGCCGCTAAATCTAAGAAAAAGTAA
- a CDS encoding FeoA family protein has protein sequence MNNEPKFSELKKGDKAEIIGYNTGDSQYKSKLLSMGLVRGVVLQVLQVAPLGDPVEVSVLSYRLSLRKQEANVLKLRRV, from the coding sequence ATGAATAACGAACCGAAGTTTTCGGAACTAAAAAAAGGCGACAAGGCCGAAATTATTGGATACAACACGGGTGATTCTCAATACAAGTCCAAACTTTTGTCGATGGGGCTTGTGCGTGGCGTGGTGCTGCAGGTTTTGCAGGTGGCTCCGCTCGGCGACCCGGTCGAGGTGAGCGTGCTTTCGTACAGGCTCTCGCTCCGCAAACAAGAAGCCAATGTGCTCAAGTTGAGGAGAGTCTGA
- the feoB gene encoding ferrous iron transport protein B, with translation MPIEKEVFTIAIAGNPNCGKTALFNSLTGSNQIVGNWPGVTVEKKEGQFKLDNHTIRVVDLPGIYALFANSEDERAALDYLLKGEADLVVNILDATNLERNLFLTSQLMEKGVPMVLAVNMMDIAASRGIHVDLHKLEEILGVTAIGLTAVSPKSCEGFVNDLHKLLHNSRELPLPKAVKHSEVLEKLIEEIAVPLKPVADKLGASPRWTAVQYLEHSGRVQELADELGVEIPHDKIEEDLGEEVEFALADSRYSYARDIAKAVIRDNTTKRTRTDKLDKLFLNRILGIPLFLIAMYLVFWFAVKVGSAFIDFFDILFGGIFVDGMTELLTKIGAPGVVVALLANGIGTGIQTVSTFIPVIFFMFLCLSFLEDSGYMSRAAFVADRFMRFLGLPGKAFVPMIVGFGCSVPALMGTRTLENKRERFLTLFLVPFMSCGARLPVYALFGAAFFGESAGTLVFGIYLTGIVIALIYGLLLRHTVFMGKESTFIMELPPYHLPKARNLFRHAWLRLKEFVFRAGKVVLIMVTVLGFMGSVGTDGSFGNDNNEKSVLSAVGTVITPVFEPFGVERDNWPASVALFTGLFAKEAIVGTLNSLYAIEGTGDADAANAAEKAEEAGALAAADAAPEETAADEGFSLKSTVKEALVSVPANLVEVFTSIANPLGVKDAIDESESAGNEGAYKTMQAHFNLGRFQVLAYLLFILLYVPCLAAMGTAFRELGRFYGTLMMVFQTVIGWSLSVLFFQVTCGHSTAWIFTSVVLLAGVVVSLVLIGRDQRKKKVFE, from the coding sequence ATGCCTATCGAGAAAGAAGTTTTCACGATTGCGATTGCAGGCAATCCGAACTGCGGAAAGACGGCGCTCTTTAACTCGCTTACCGGCTCGAACCAGATTGTGGGCAACTGGCCTGGCGTGACTGTCGAAAAGAAGGAAGGCCAGTTCAAGCTCGACAACCACACGATTCGCGTGGTGGACTTGCCGGGTATTTACGCGCTGTTTGCGAATTCTGAAGACGAACGCGCCGCTCTCGATTACTTGCTCAAGGGCGAGGCGGACCTGGTCGTGAACATTCTAGATGCTACGAACCTGGAACGCAACCTGTTCCTCACGAGCCAGCTGATGGAAAAGGGCGTGCCGATGGTCTTGGCGGTGAACATGATGGATATCGCGGCGAGTCGCGGCATCCATGTGGACCTGCACAAGCTCGAAGAAATTCTCGGCGTGACGGCGATTGGCCTTACGGCGGTTTCGCCCAAGAGCTGCGAAGGATTCGTGAACGACTTGCACAAGTTGCTGCATAACAGCCGCGAGCTTCCGCTCCCGAAGGCGGTCAAGCATTCCGAAGTTCTGGAAAAGCTGATTGAAGAAATTGCGGTGCCGCTCAAGCCCGTAGCCGACAAGCTTGGCGCAAGCCCGCGCTGGACGGCGGTGCAGTACCTGGAGCATAGCGGGCGAGTGCAGGAACTTGCCGACGAACTCGGTGTCGAAATCCCGCACGACAAGATTGAAGAAGACTTGGGCGAAGAGGTGGAATTTGCACTGGCCGATTCCCGCTACTCCTATGCCCGCGACATCGCGAAGGCCGTCATCCGCGACAATACTACCAAGCGCACGCGGACCGACAAGCTCGACAAACTATTTCTGAACCGTATTCTAGGAATACCGCTTTTCCTTATTGCCATGTATCTGGTGTTCTGGTTTGCGGTGAAGGTCGGCAGCGCGTTCATCGATTTCTTCGACATCCTGTTCGGCGGAATTTTCGTGGACGGAATGACGGAACTTCTGACGAAGATTGGTGCGCCGGGCGTTGTCGTGGCGCTGTTGGCGAACGGCATCGGTACGGGTATCCAGACGGTATCGACGTTCATACCTGTCATTTTCTTCATGTTCCTTTGCCTTTCGTTCCTCGAGGATTCTGGCTACATGTCGCGTGCGGCGTTTGTGGCGGATCGCTTTATGCGGTTCCTCGGGCTCCCGGGAAAGGCTTTCGTGCCGATGATCGTTGGCTTTGGCTGTTCGGTGCCGGCGCTCATGGGCACGCGTACGCTCGAAAACAAGCGCGAAAGGTTCCTTACTTTGTTCTTGGTGCCGTTCATGAGTTGTGGGGCGCGCCTTCCGGTGTATGCGCTATTTGGTGCGGCTTTCTTCGGCGAAAGCGCAGGCACGCTCGTGTTCGGGATTTACCTGACGGGCATCGTGATTGCGCTGATTTACGGCCTGCTCTTGCGCCATACGGTTTTCATGGGCAAGGAATCGACGTTCATCATGGAACTGCCGCCTTACCATTTGCCCAAGGCGCGTAACCTTTTCCGTCACGCATGGCTCCGCCTCAAGGAATTCGTTTTCCGCGCGGGCAAGGTCGTGCTCATTATGGTGACGGTGCTCGGCTTTATGGGCTCCGTCGGCACGGACGGAAGTTTCGGCAACGACAACAACGAAAAGTCGGTGCTGAGCGCCGTGGGAACGGTGATTACGCCGGTGTTCGAACCCTTCGGTGTTGAACGCGACAACTGGCCTGCATCTGTCGCGCTCTTTACGGGGCTCTTCGCGAAAGAGGCGATTGTCGGAACGCTCAATTCGCTGTATGCCATCGAGGGCACGGGCGACGCTGACGCTGCTAACGCTGCCGAAAAAGCGGAGGAGGCGGGCGCGCTTGCTGCTGCCGACGCGGCCCCGGAAGAAACTGCCGCGGACGAAGGCTTTAGTCTGAAATCGACGGTGAAAGAAGCTCTCGTGAGTGTCCCGGCGAACCTGGTAGAAGTCTTTACCTCGATTGCAAACCCGCTGGGCGTCAAAGATGCCATCGATGAATCCGAAAGTGCCGGGAACGAAGGGGCGTACAAGACGATGCAGGCGCATTTCAATCTCGGGCGTTTTCAGGTGCTGGCCTACCTGCTGTTCATCTTGCTCTATGTGCCGTGCCTTGCCGCCATGGGAACCGCCTTCCGCGAACTCGGGCGCTTCTACGGAACGCTCATGATGGTTTTCCAGACGGTTATCGGCTGGAGTCTCTCGGTACTGTTCTTCCAGGTGACCTGCGGGCATTCTACCGCATGGATTTTCACCTCGGTGGTACTCCTCGCCGGTGTGGTCGTGAGCCTCGTGCTGATTGGCCGTGACCAGCGCAAGAAGAAAGTGTTCGAATAA